The Chanos chanos chromosome 3, fChaCha1.1, whole genome shotgun sequence genome segment GAATCTTCATTATGTCACTGGGTTTGATTGGACAGTAATGAGTGTTTTGTCTCTTGGAGATCATCTCAACCCATCTGATCTCATGTTCATCATTGGCCTTTCCACTtcctccctctgtgatgtagagttCCGTGTAGACTTCATTCAGTAGAGTTGGTTTCCCTTCATTTGACCGTCCTTcattaatgtatttaaaatgttgcaTCAGTTTTTCTGTAGTGGTCTCTTTGACTTTTGTCCAAGGAtcatctgagaaaaaaataataattaaaataatgggtttttattgtttgtttgtttttccaaatttAAATGTGTATTCAATTCAATgtcaatttttattttcttcactgTAGAGGGATTTAGCTATGCATCAGAGGACAATGAATCTCATACCTAAACTATGCTATGCTCCCTCTATCTATATATCAGTGTAAcaacctcgtctcctccctcgccagtctcagccattccacactcagcgtcgccggtctactaatcaccggcctgatcactctcatcccgcacacctgccctcactttagtttctcattacacatctccctatttaaactcctccgtcggatcagtcagtgcaaaGTCTACACTTTCCACGTGTCTACTGAGCCATCTTGTGTTGCGTGTTCTGAAAAGTACCAAGTGTCCAAGTTTCTCTGTTCCCTGTGTGCACTCCCCTCTGGTCTCCTGTTCtacctgtctgtgtaaagcttCTTTTGTTTACTTGTCTTATTAAAACCTCTGTTTGCCCGCACTTGTGTCCTCCGCCTTGGTACTTCCTGACAATCAGTCTGCCATTTGGTATCGTCTCAGTGTAGGGTATCCTCTTAGTTCTTTCTTGAACAGCTCTTACTAACTGAAGTGTTGTCCAATCAGTCATCACTCTAGTCTGTACAGTGGACTTCTggtccctctttttttttttacatttgttggTCTAATAAAAGTTGCAGTGCATGGTTGAGATTAATTCATTAGTTCTTCAGATGCTCCTTACACATGTCAGACTGGAAGAGATCCTCTGTCGCCCCACTGTCTGTAAATTCACTGGAGGGACACAGAGGAGGGGTCAAAAATGAGAACATTACTTAAATTTCAGTGCATTCATATTTTTCTATtcaactcaaacacattttattcaatTCATTTCTCATGCCTACTTTTTGTCTGCGCTTCGGTTTTTTGGGCTGAACTTCGTTTGTTGATTCATCAAAGCATCAGTCTTTTTGGAGGCACGGGTTTGTGATAGTGAAACCCGTCTCACCAGTAAATCCCTGTGAATGACACAGAAGGAAGAtggaattttctctttttcttttccctatACTCAGAGACATACAGATTTGGAAACTCATGCATTCATGTGGCCATAAATTTGTATGTGGTGCGTCTGGACCGTTTTGTCCGCATATGGTGCTTTGCTCAGGTTAATGTTTGGATTCACAGAAACATCAGTGGCAGAAGATAATATTTGCTTATTCACCTCTCAGTGTCAATGATCCCAGAGGGACTATTTTTGATAACAGTGCTCTCTTCCATATGTTCCCGTGTCTGACTTGTTTTAGGAGAGCTGTCTACCTCCTCACACTTCTCAGTGAAACCCACTGTGGAGGCAGAGTCCACATTTTCAAACCTCTCAGAGGGACTCCCCGTTGACCATGTAACCCCCATCTCAAGTTCTTCTCACTTCGGACAACATATCTGCAATGCACAGGAGAAACGCACTCACCCTGCTCACGTTTCCGGAATCATCCAGTCTGACAACATTCATTAAACAACATGAACACTGACTCTGCCATTGTAAGGACAACTCTGTCATAAACatgttatatttgtttgtaatacCTGAAAGTTAGTGACATATTGAAGAAGATCTGAAAAACTGTCCCTGGTTCTTAAAAGGAGAGGGTGACTAAACAACACATTGGGATTACAAGTGAACTTCACTTACCgtctgcttctctcttcttccccactgcaaataaaaacagagtgagATTTAACGCTGAGTTTTACCTGCTAAACCTGTTCGTGACATCATGAGTGCTGCAGGAAGAGCGTGAATGGGTGGAATCAACCCAGCGGGAGTAGAACCATTCACACCATATTCAGAGAATCTAACTACTTGTAATACATCAACTGGTATCGAGGACCATtctataaaagaaagaaagaaagaaagacagaaaaaacactaaCCTATCAGTCCTGCTAAGTCAAGAATAGCCAAATGACCCATTACATAATTTACTTTACTCTGGCAGATTTGTCTCTTGGTGGCCAGGCTGAAGTGGTCTATTAGAAGTGGTCTATTAGAACAACTAAATCTATTTTGTAGTTTGATGAGGCAACACTGTTAAACCATCTGAAAAATCCAAGTCCATCTAACAAAAGTATAAAGAATGAGTGATTCTACTGTAATGCTCTCAACTAATGAAAGATTAGATTAGACAGATGTAATTTGTAAAACCTGAACACAATCTCCATATGTATATTGCCACATATCACTCTTTTTACAACATtctccaaatttaaaaaataaataagtaaataaataacatggtGACATTAGACATTAGACTCGGCAAACTGTCACATTTTACGCTGTAAAGGAGGCTGGATACATATGCAGGTCAGCCTTCACTTTATTCAAACCAAACATAACAAATGGTTtcgaaagaatgacaatgacctcaaatcagtttgactattgacaatgaacagtaacaattaagcaaaacagacagtaacgattgagcaaaacctcaacatttgACAAAATGTAGGCTACTACGAAACATCTGTGACCTGTTCAAGGAAAAgtctaggcctacatggcatcaaatgtaaaTTACAggtagcattttattttttcctttttttcattgcgaCAAAGTCCTATGGTGCTGAATtcaaatcaaatgtgtccaatgtgtctttgcagcttgcagtgTGCATGAGCACACCAGAATAATAAGTAGTTTAGAATTTTGCAATGCTTGTCTGAGTCATTGCTTCACAGAAAAGCATTATCGAGATGTAACAATAGCAAAAGTGGCCTGTAGGTGTCACCATGGAGTCGGGTTGTTTTGAAACTGTTTCGAAATTTCCAGCGCAGTTGAtttgaatgtttcagtgtttcacaatGCCTCGACACCTGAGAGGTGGGTAGCCACATTCATACAAGGCACTCAAGCTTAAACATAtgagacacacatatgcagaggggggaaaagaaagacattagTGAGGTTCCAGGACTAAAagaatataaataaaagaatataaaGTAAAGAATATAAAGTGTAAATGCATTAATGCAGCAAAGCTAATGGGCGTGAGAGGCACAGGAGGAGCAAGGCCATGGAGGGTGAGCAAGGCCAGGGACAGTAGGGCATGGAGACAAAATCAGGACGTCAACCTACGGGTGGAGCCACATCCATGCAATGAGGCACAGACAtcagcactcacacagacagaggagaatgggttaagtacagaaaaaacaacaacacggtCGTAGCAGAAagtagaggggagagagaagagggaactAAGAGAGACATCTAAACCAGCAGAAAGTTAAATTAAACTATGGCAGGAGAGCCTATGGCAGGGACTGAGTCTCCCACCGTGGTCAATTTCAGATTATACTATTCATAAGTTAGGGATAACAGATAAgtgtttagtttggttttacaTCAatcaagagagtttgcctcccttaTTTCTGTGGGTAGACCATTCTAGAGGAGGGGAGAGCAGAGGGCAAAGGCTAAGTGGCCAGCGATCTTCAGTTACTACATTTAATAATCTAGCACCATGAGAGCAcatttttgatatgagtgacaagcgagagacttgGGTTAAAAATCACAACAAGGTTTctagctgtagagttttgagagatgatgcagttgtcaaagtTTAGGGtaaaattactaaaaaaaatgtttatgtacagGTGGACAAACAACCAGCattttcagtcttgcctgcattaagcatcaggaaatttgcaGACATCCAATCTTTGACAGCCAATTCAGAAcggtcattgtgcttgattggtaagaaGATCTGAGCATTATCAGCATAGCAATGGAGGCTAATGTTATAACTATGAATAATATTGCccagagggagcatgtaaatggaGAATTGGAGAGGGTAAGGACTGGGCCTTAAgaaacaccatagttaagcccTCagtactcagatgtcacattagtAAAGTGGACACAGTATTTTCTCTCAGAGTTAAGATTTATACCTAGAAAGTGCCAGGCGCCGAAcaccaatttgattttccaggcgctttaacaatatagtgtgatcgtccgtgtcaaatgctgcactcagatcaagcagaataagaatagaagtagctaCAGtgtccatggctaataaaagatcattagttagtCTAGTAAGCgcagtttcagtagagtgaaaatacctgaagcctgactgaaatatttcaaacagactgttagagcacatatgggctatcagctgagcagcaacaattttttcaagtattttagaaagaaacaggagattagagatcagCCTATAATTAtctaaggcttcagggtcaagattgACTTTTTTTAAGTGAAGATCTGATCATGTCTGTTTGAAAGGTGAAAACACCAGACTTGAATGACATATTTAGAGGGCTGAGCAATATTTATTGAGATAAATGACTTCTTGACATACGATAATTGTACATCTGAGAAAACTCTCACACTATCCCACATTGTACCATATAACACCACACAGTATCACAAAATACCACACGGTACGACATATTACAACTATACCGCATAAAACCACATgtatgtggtatagtgtggcactgtgtggtattatgtggtactGTGTGATATtatgtggtattatgtggtactGCGTGGTTTTATGTGGTATCATGTAGTATTAAGTAGCattatgtggtatagtgtggtattgtgtggtatagtgtggtaggCATTTATGTGGCATTTTGTTGTGCCATGTGGCACTGTTTGGTAATATGTGGTAGCGTGTAGTGTTATGTGGCCATTAGTAAGGCCCCTCACAACTTCCTCTGAGTAACTTCCCTTTTTCTGACgtgattttatctttaatacaGAAATAACATCAACAGATCTAAAGGTTACAATAGATCattaccacataataccacatgGTATGCTGTGAAAAATGATGGGCTGATTTTACTTGACAATATAGTGCAACatttttgcatgtttatttttcaagtATATACTACACAACATTTCAGGtcatttttacaaaaatacttaaaaatattgaaaaatcTAAATTTTACTTCATGTCCTTacttaaaatatatatgtttctCCAGCCAGTAAAATTAAGCTGTTTCGactattcattcattattcattattcattattcacaaTTTGAGTTAATACTACCACCACTAACTACTACTACGATtactactgttattattactacttATTACTACTGCAACTACTTCAACTACcattaccactactactaccacagTGAACAGCTATAGCATGTGGATTTAGTACTGGTTGTACTTGTTCTTTAAAATCACCACACCGAAAACAGTCTTTTGGTCAACTTCATCATTTTATTTGTAAGAAATGGCATAAAAGACAGGAGAATACCCCATTCTATCCTTCCTCTTCCCACTATGGCTGGGCTGGCCTATGCTCCATTTTGCCACCAACTCCGCATGGTGTTTGTGGATGATGAGGAATGAGACAAGGACAACTGGTACCTTGCCAACCGGGCAGGGGTTATTCTTACAAAGGTTATGTAAAACACGATAATATCAGTACAGCAGCTTCAAATCAGTCTGCATgcacactttaaacagagaaagggagaaaacagcagaccgcatgtacacacacacacacacgcgcgcacacacacacacacacacacacacacacacacacacacatgtatgtatatatatatagtctggCCACCTTAAAAGGACATGTTCTCTCTCAATTATGATGTTTTAATGAGATAATTAAAAAGTACATCATAATCAACTCACAGTGCTAAAGATACATTCATGTTACACTCACTCTGAACCTACAAACCACACTAAAGACATGTACTCTTCAGATACACAAGCACTGTACATTCTACATTACATAGGTATGCTCAACAAACACTTAACAAACATGTAGGTTAGGATAAGATTATATGCAAGCTACTGTTTATTTTATCCCTACTAAAATGCTTCAGTGTTGAGCAACAGAATCTGTAAAAATTATCATTTGGCCTTTATTCTTCCTTGTCCTTAATGTAAATATACTGTAATTATGTAAATACgtatataatatattttatgAAGTTACAACAAATACGCTACCTGATATTTGAAATGCAAATTCATCCTATAAGAGGGTAAGTCCACAGTTCTGCTGGTTTCTCTTTACACTCAGATGTGTATGtattaaagtgtctctgttcgTACCAATACTTATTAACATGGCTTTGTTCTGAGGTTCAGTTATTTTGCAGTATGTTTCCACCAAAACACACTGTGTTGGTACCAGATGATTGGGGCTTGTATCGCAGGGATCAGCTCCAGAATCGATTTGAAACACATATGAACAAACTGCTGATGACATTTATGTGACATTGTACCTTGACCATTTTCTTCATTGCCAgtctttttgtttaattttactGTCACTGACCTGAAATAATCTCTTCCAGTGAATTTGTGCTTACTAAGTAAGGtaaagtgtgtgagaggggatTTTGGCAATTGAGGTATTTTGCATGAATCAGTGGAAGACAATAGCCAGAGCAACACTAAGTGCTGACAGCAGTCATATAATAATTCTACATAACACATGAGTACATTTTTTGTAATACTAAGATCTCTGGACAGTTCATGTGAAACCAGGTTCATAATTTACACCCCAGCTTTTTCGAGAGTTTTGTGTGAAGATACAGAAATTCCACCGTTTCTCCTATAAAAAAATGATGCACAGCAAATTAGTTTTTCTTATTAacttatatttaaataaaatattaaagtgAACCTTCAGCTGAGGAAACCATTtggaaacagttttaaaaaatcacgTTATACGAGCAGGTTAAAGAATACCATTCCTTTACTTttggtgagattttttttttgtcagacatAAACCATCAAAAGTGCTGGTTAAGAAGGACAAGAGGATGCTGGGTAAATGCAAGAGGgggttgtttgtctgttttagaaACTGCTGACATGCTCAAATGTTAGGTGATCATTAACTACTTCTGCACAGCTTCCAGCACAACAGTTTGTACCAGGCATGTAGTGTATAAAAGCTTTGACTTACATCTGAAATCATCTCCATTCTTTTCCAATGAAGGTGTGGTCATTTCTCAGAAAAGGTGACTTCGTTAAAGAGATAGGTAAGAACAtccttgcttttctttttcgtcCCTTTGACAATATTTCCGTGTGACTGGACCAACCTTATGaactgcactttttgttttgtttttcccctagATGTACTATGAGATTGGAAATGAAATTCCTTCATTGTTTCTTACTATGTCTTATCCACACCTCTGCTACAAGCTTTACCTTAAATGGTATTAATGACTTAGAAAATATCAAATTTGGAAAGAGATTGCCACGACATGGTCTCATGCTACTGCACTGGTTTGCAAACAATGCTTACTATGATCAGCAAGTTGGATTTCAACTTAATTTCAATCCTCTCCAAGAAGACTATGGATTTCAAATTTATAACAACTATGAAAGAGTCCTTCCAGTCTTGCGTGATACTTCAGAATTCAGATATTACATTGGAGGTAACCTAAATCTGTTACGTGCCAGAACCCAGTTCCCCAGTTATGTCACTCAGAGTTTTAAGAAAGACAGTCACACTGCTAATATCGACAGGATTATAATTAAAGTGTCAGATGACAGTCCAACCATAGCAGAAGAAGTCTATATCACGCAGtatcatgagagaaaaaatTATGGGACAACTTATGACCCAAACAGCACATTCCGGATTGGTAACACACTCTTAACACAGATTCGAATACTCAATGAGCCGCTCGAAATGTCTGACTCTGGCGAGCTCCTCTCCAACATGAGTAGCCATTCTCGGAAATCTCCCGATGATCCTAGGCTAAATCTTACAACAGAGGAATtcaagaaactgaaagaaaggcATGAAATAGCTCTGACTATATTTGCTAATGAAGGTCTGTTATGGTTTCTGGCTTTAGCAGACTATGACTTGCAATACACGTATATGCTCTTTATGCAATCATGGAAGTGTAGCCACTGTTTTAGAAGGACACAGGAAGATGCTGTTACGCGATGTGATATGAACAATAAAGTGCAGCTTGAGGTAAAAACCACAGATAACGGATATGCAAAAATGACATGGAGTAATATACCCAAGAATATTATTGATATGGATGGATACCTCTATCTTTTGAAGCCTGAAGAAGTCATATACTGGTACAAACTCAGTGAGGAAACATCTGGAAGCAAGGACACAGATATAGCTCTTAATCCTGGTCTTCGAGTTGCTCTGATGCTTCCAAGAAGTGCACCCTCTTATTCAACTCGGGATGTGGTATGGCTTGGTCCTGAATTTGATGAGGCCAATGGGAGGATCCCTACTCCAGTACTGGGTCAGGATGCAAGCCTACAACTCTATACCAAAGATGGGTATGCCTGTGTTCGCCTATACATCAAAAAGTCTTTTGACAAGTGGAAAGATGAATTTTCTCAGTCATGGGTGGGACTGTACTCTAGTGACTATAAAAGGGCTGATGAATATGAATACTATAAATATGTTGTGAAGTTTAAGAAAAGTTCAGATTCAAATGTCAACAGTAAGTATAACACCTACAAGTATGAGACAGGAATGACCATGAAACCTGGAGTTCAAGCTCGATTTTTCATGGACAGTGGACACAATGATCTCAAAGCTTACACTGAACCCTGGAACTGAGACAGATTTTTAGTCATCAGCAAATATGATGAGGTAcagttgtaaaaaaaatcactttaagAAATAACTTTAAAGGTCAGTCTGAAGATTAATTCCTGtacaaatgaaatgtgtgtgtgtttgtcactttctttctttctttctttctttctttctttctttctttctttctttaacatATTGTTAATTGGAAGCTGTAATAAAGGAATAAACTTCTAAAAACTTACAAATGTTTGCAGATCTTGTGACGATCTTTGTTTTAGTAATGTAGGAAGTACTGTAATCAAATTAATGCATATCAGACTTTTTAATGTAATACATATTAGCGcaatacattacattactacACTGAGTAAAGCTCCAGACTGCTAAGCTCCTTGTTTGAATGCTTCACTGCATAGTTTGACTACAAGAACTGTTACAGCTCTGAGCACTTTTAAAGGGATGAATCTTTTTTGGGGAATGAAATTTCTTGTTTATCAGTTAGGCATGTGGAGTCTCTCAGAGAAACCTTTCCATTTGAATCCACTCATGAAAAACAACTAAAGCAGCAGAAATTATTGGATACTGAATAGATTCTTTCTAAGAGTATATTTTGGTTGCATACTGTAATACTATACCACTGACAATGTGTGTAATATGAGATAACAGAAAAGATTGAATACGACAAACCTAtttatgaggaaaaaatgatgaaataatgttaactttatgtttttgttaaattttttttacaattcagCTCAGGATATACAGACAAGCACACAACAGATTGGTCTCATGTATATGAATGTTTCAGAGCTAATACATTACTTAATATTAATCTTCACAAATGAGGATGGCTATATCACATTACATGTAGttgtcacattcacatttggatCCAAGCATGACCAGTGTGAAGCAGTATAACCTTTCACTGTTTCCCTATGTAATCAGCAAAACAAGGCTGACGGCCTGTACTGAGCCGTATAtgaatttgtcatttgtctTAACATTTAAGTttgtaaaatatgtttaaaCATTGAAACTGATGTGAATAGTGTAGCCATGTGTTGCTGCTCTCTGCGGATCTGGGAGAAGCAGTGGTGAGGCCTGGCTCACACAGTTAAAGAACAGAACCTGTTAGAAAGATCAGTGACCACAGGCTCACACAGTTAAAGAACAGAACCGGTTAGAAAGATCAGTGACCACAGGCTCACACAGTTAAAGAATAGAACCTGTTAGAAATTCCAGTGAGCATAGGCTCACACggttaaaaaacagaacatgttaGAAAGACCAGTGACCACAGGCTCACACGGTTAAAGAATAAAACCTGTTGGAAAGACCAGTGACCACAGGCTCACATGGGTAAAGAAATAGAACCTGTTAGAAAGACCAGTGACCACAGGCTCACACGATTAAGGAATAGAACCTGATAGAAAGACCAGTGACCACAGGCTCACACAGTTAAAGAAAAGAACCATGAAACAAAGGCATACTACAGAAAGGCTGATGATCCAGCCATCATAGCTGATGACTTGTGTCTAacaagagggaaagaggaaaagttCTCATTAATTACAGCCTTTTAATGCAGATAATTCAGAAAACTTTTCATCACTACCCTTTGGTTGGTTTTTAAAGAATTTCTACATGGAGGAGGATGTAAGTCTTAGTTATGTAAACTGACTGAAGTGCAAAGactcacaataaaataaaataaataaaaaaatatagagAGTAAACCCATGCATCCTAgtgatttttttattgtaatatttctATGGCCAAAGATCCCCATGGTGCTCTGCCTAAGGTTATGGTATTTGCACCTATTTAAGGAaactagtttgtttgtttgtttgtctgtttgtttttgccaacTTTGTAGaaagtttcattttattacaattacacatttTCTTGCATGCTCTTACATCTGTACCAGATCCCATCTAAcaactgtggggaaaaaatattgctttgcttTATGGCTGTAACTTTTTGAACTAAAATGTGCCTCATGGCttttgtcatgatgaagtactAATATTATAGAGACCTGTGTTTGCCTAATTACTATACGCTGCAAAAATGTATCTGTCTGTTAAAACAATAGTGGAAGATGTGAACAGTGGCATTTCACGTTCTCCAATGTGTTTCACTGATGATAAATCATTATTTAAGAATTGTGACAGCCGCCAATCAAACtgtgtagacttttttttttttttttaaccaacaaTAAGTAACAGTCTTACTAAGAAACAGGCGTAACACCTCCCTACCAACAGAGGACATATTATAACCTCACTATAAAGTGCAATAAATGCAAATAGTAACTACCTAAACAAGTCCAAACAAAAATATCACtaggaggaaaaaaactgtGCAGGTCATACATAAGAAGAATCCAGGGGCTTAGGTCAAAGTTCTCATTATAATGTTtgatcataattttttttttaattaatattacTCATCATTTTAAGTGTTTCAATCAGATTGTTtaattctaacagaaatattacacatttaGGGGCAGGCTTTAGAAACTTCTGTTTGTGGATACTTGACATTAAGAATAAGAAAATTGACCACAAACTCAACACCTTTGTTGTCATTACTATAGCCACATATGATATCCTTGAGTGAAAAATCGTACATCTTATTCAGAGAACCCAAAACATGTGGGCTGAGACCTTTCTAGTGTTGGGGAGTctcctatttaaaaaaacagatgtcTAAGGGTTTTTACCTCCCTCTCACAGAAGACACAAGTATTATTTACCTCCATGTACTTTGAGATTGAATAATTACAAGGATAAATATTATGCAACACTTAATTGCGCTTCCTTGACCCTGTTGGGGATACAATATTTACAGGGCAACAACCACACACGTTTCCAATTAATATTATCAATAAGAGAGTTCCAGAAGAACGTATCCCTTCAAATGAAGTTGGATATATACTGAAAAAAGTGTCTTAAAAACTTATCATTGCAAGATTTATCAAACAAACTCCTTCCAACAGAAGTTCCAGGTATATTCTGTTCTTGTCCCCATAACTTTAAATGAGCTCCAACTAACTGATTCAGACCATTAGGTATTGCTTTGATTAAagaattgttttctttgtcgGGTAAAGGAAAATAATGCAAAGTCATAAAGTGTTTATATGATAGCACATTCCTGTCCTTATCAAAGACATCTGTCACAAAATTGATGTTTATCAAACTATTTAGGAAGGAAAACTGATTCATTCCCAATAGCAATGAGGCTATTATTCCATAATATAGCTTTATGTGGCAAGAAATCGTGGACAAAACTAATCTTCCAAGACAGTAATGCATGCTGATAGAATCTGGATAATTTGTACAGTATTCTTTCCGgtaaataattacatttcaacAAAAAACTAAGAGCACCAAATTTTCTGAAAATATTAATTGGAGTGAAGTACCGCATTGATCCAATATTAGACAGACACCTCATTTGCCAGTTCCCCTCAAAAGTGTTGTTGACTTCGACAAAGTTTAAAACCCCAAAACCACCCTctgattttttatttgaaagaacattcttttttaatttgtgtagCTTGTTCCTCCTCAAGGAAACATTTGTTAATGTCTATGCCTCCTAAagcat includes the following:
- the LOC115808654 gene encoding uncharacterized protein LOC115808654, with translation MRLEMKFLHCFLLCLIHTSATSFTLNGINDLENIKFGKRLPRHGLMLLHWFANNAYYDQQVGFQLNFNPLQEDYGFQIYNNYERVLPVLRDTSEFRYYIGGNLNLLRARTQFPSYVTQSFKKDSHTANIDRIIIKVSDDSPTIAEEVYITQYHERKNYGTTYDPNSTFRIGNTLLTQIRILNEPLEMSDSGELLSNMSSHSRKSPDDPRLNLTTEEFKKLKERHEIALTIFANEGLLWFLALADYDLQYTYMLFMQSWKCSHCFRRTQEDAVTRCDMNNKVQLEVKTTDNGYAKMTWSNIPKNIIDMDGYLYLLKPEEVIYWYKLSEETSGSKDTDIALNPGLRVALMLPRSAPSYSTRDVVWLGPEFDEANGRIPTPVLGQDASLQLYTKDGYACVRLYIKKSFDKWKDEFSQSWVGLYSSDYKRADEYEYYKYVVKFKKSSDSNVNSKYNTYKYETGMTMKPGVQARFFMDSGHNDLKAYTEPWN